A single region of the Oceanispirochaeta sp. M1 genome encodes:
- the dctP gene encoding TRAP transporter substrate-binding protein DctP, with the protein MNVKLKKILSFLLVLLFVSTTSLSALTIKMGSLFPEGSSWDKTLKKMAREWKDISGGRVTLKIYPGGIAGTEGDMVRKMRIGQLDAAVMTNMGMTEIVSDCLVLSLPFLVQTEEELDFVMEELVPSFNKDFQEKGFEVMVWSKSGWVNFFSNTEVNTPDDLRKTRVAVSPDSPEMMDAFKALDFKVIPLGMNDTLMGLQSGMIDSFYSIPMAAAAYQWFAFAKNMNPMPMAPVIGGIVLSERAWRKIPARYHDDFKAAMEEVAHEFFIETDKLNQEGLRVMKEHDLKVLSPSAEDMQAWRDLFKDGYPMIVGPGKGISDEVYNNIHSKIEAFRKAR; encoded by the coding sequence ATGAATGTTAAACTAAAAAAGATTTTATCTTTTCTCCTTGTGCTTCTTTTTGTAAGCACAACTTCTCTTTCCGCACTGACAATCAAGATGGGCAGCCTCTTTCCAGAGGGTTCATCCTGGGATAAAACCCTGAAAAAAATGGCTCGTGAATGGAAAGATATCAGCGGCGGTAGGGTTACTCTTAAAATCTATCCCGGTGGTATTGCCGGAACCGAAGGTGATATGGTCCGGAAGATGCGGATCGGTCAGCTGGATGCGGCTGTTATGACAAATATGGGTATGACTGAAATCGTTTCCGACTGTCTTGTGTTAAGCCTTCCTTTTCTGGTGCAGACAGAAGAAGAGCTTGATTTCGTTATGGAGGAACTGGTTCCCTCTTTTAATAAGGATTTTCAGGAAAAGGGATTTGAAGTTATGGTCTGGTCTAAATCAGGCTGGGTTAATTTCTTCTCCAATACCGAAGTAAATACGCCTGACGATCTGAGAAAGACAAGAGTCGCTGTTTCACCAGACAGTCCCGAGATGATGGACGCCTTCAAGGCTCTTGATTTCAAGGTTATCCCACTGGGGATGAATGATACTCTTATGGGACTTCAGAGCGGAATGATAGATTCCTTTTATTCCATTCCAATGGCTGCGGCGGCCTATCAATGGTTCGCCTTTGCCAAGAATATGAATCCCATGCCTATGGCCCCTGTTATCGGAGGAATCGTTCTTTCAGAAAGGGCATGGCGGAAGATTCCGGCCCGTTATCATGACGATTTTAAAGCGGCCATGGAAGAGGTTGCTCACGAGTTTTTCATTGAGACAGATAAACTGAATCAGGAGGGGCTCCGTGTCATGAAGGAACATGATTTGAAGGTCCTTTCTCCCTCTGCTGAAGATATGCAGGCCTGGAGAGATCTTTTCAAGGATGGTTATCCCATGATCGTAGGTCCCGGTAAGGGAATCAGTGATGAGGTTTATAACAACATTCATTCTAAAATTGAAGCCTTCAGGAAAGCCAGGTGA
- a CDS encoding TRAP transporter TatT component family protein, with the protein MKKSIHYSIIILLVASIFLGSCRSIEKMAVNKLSDMLSSDSGAGAFTRDDDPQLIADALPFTLKMYELLMDMNPEDSALKLAAGKAFVMYANGFIQTPASMLGDEEYLKQEKMLERSRKMYLRGRNYILQSLFLEIKDGEELLALDPDSFLKEADKDQVNALYWAAAGWLGAFSCNPFDMELAQTVHLPLAFLFRALDLDEEYGNGSIHDLMLTIWASVPPAIIENALLTAPETAGAFEEKYYKQFNISEDEEDRARFHFARSVALSDGKNPGTYISLASSFSVKNQDYSEFENLLTRALAVDPYEDPDTQLTVIISQEKAQWLLDHREDYFLIDF; encoded by the coding sequence ATGAAAAAGAGTATTCATTATTCCATTATTATCCTGCTTGTGGCTTCCATATTCCTTGGCTCCTGCCGTTCAATAGAAAAGATGGCGGTCAACAAGTTATCGGATATGCTCTCTTCCGACTCCGGAGCCGGAGCTTTCACCCGGGACGATGATCCTCAGCTTATAGCTGATGCCCTCCCTTTCACACTTAAAATGTATGAACTCCTGATGGATATGAATCCTGAAGATTCGGCCTTGAAACTGGCAGCCGGCAAGGCCTTTGTCATGTATGCCAACGGCTTTATTCAGACTCCTGCATCCATGCTGGGAGATGAGGAATATCTTAAGCAGGAAAAGATGCTTGAGAGATCACGTAAGATGTATCTGCGGGGCAGGAACTATATTCTGCAAAGTCTCTTTCTTGAGATCAAGGACGGTGAAGAACTTCTGGCACTGGATCCGGACAGCTTTCTGAAAGAAGCCGATAAAGATCAGGTTAACGCCCTTTACTGGGCTGCTGCCGGATGGCTGGGTGCCTTTTCCTGTAATCCCTTTGATATGGAACTCGCACAGACAGTACATCTTCCCCTGGCATTTCTTTTCAGAGCTTTGGATCTGGATGAGGAGTACGGAAACGGCAGCATTCATGATCTTATGCTGACTATCTGGGCCTCAGTGCCTCCTGCAATAATTGAAAATGCTCTTTTGACGGCTCCCGAGACCGCCGGTGCTTTTGAAGAGAAGTACTATAAACAATTCAATATTTCAGAAGATGAAGAAGATAGAGCCCGTTTCCATTTTGCCAGATCAGTGGCTCTGTCAGATGGGAAAAACCCTGGAACCTACATCTCCCTGGCAAGCAGTTTTTCAGTGAAAAATCAGGATTATTCCGAGTTCGAAAACCTTCTGACCAGAGCTCTGGCTGTAGACCCCTACGAGGATCCTGATACTCAGCTTACTGTGATAATTTCTCAGGAAAAAGCCCAGTGGCTTCTAGACCACAGGGAAGACTATTTTTTAATTGATTTTTAA